A single Catharus ustulatus isolate bCatUst1 chromosome 7, bCatUst1.pri.v2, whole genome shotgun sequence DNA region contains:
- the LOC116999023 gene encoding uncharacterized protein LOC116999023 isoform X3, with product MMAQALERWIREEMELPPSAIPSQAVLRRLCAGPTAPIWDFVTRHVRSERNVKKIRGNLRWYGHLQEMEAAAAGPPSRQGALRAEVEQLRKELQLLEDAIEGAQEEAWRLGVNQGPVQGQGGGAAEAPPTQAALGRHSPGAVLWALEALANHSTRALLASPAPSPQAPPTLRSHIQGCWGAVGGIWAQLPPLLSHLAQLKQRLQELQPHLEGKGSTCEATRLTLTRAGLEGFWGSLSQELQRQNCPKSPKSTPKSHSETAPELLEFDPKSDPKLSKLDSKSAPKSQEFDPKLAPKILELTPKVPKSPELAPKSDPKFDPKLAPKLPEFTPKLAPKIPKSDPKIPKLSEFAPKFDPKLSKFDPILAPKAPRSQEFAPKSRDFAPISALGRLQRRLQRGRGRVLRLQQHLRFLSAATRGRRAALRPLQEQVVGVARAGLGSAPPQLEGEGRHRRGLVLGALGEPLPNPGALPPLWETGRGLGGPQGALLSRAAILKQQLRQGALSVHRRRGLRGLGVGPGPEVPPLTPPPELTTQLRLVSTSCQERIRAWPRLLDLLDQWWTLPAQWTLATPRGHAPFSHWLQRWQSAALTLQATPTLEEGEGQGKKAPPPEGL from the exons ATGATGGCGCAGGCTCTGGAGCGCTGGATCCgggaggagatggagctgcCGCCCTCCGCCATCCCCTCCCAGGCCGTGCTCCGCAG gctctgTGCCGGCCCCACAGCCCCAATTTGGGATTTTGTCACCCGCCACGTCCGGAGCGAGCG GAACGTGAAGAAGATTCGGGGAAATCTGCGATG GTATGGACACCTGCAAGAGATGGAG GCTGCAGCGGCTGGTCCTCCAAGCCGCCAGGGGGCACTGCGCGCGGAGGTGGAGCAGCTCCggaaagagctgcagctcctggaggatgCCATTGAGGGTGCACAGGAAGAGGCCTGGCGCCTTG gtGTCAATCAAGGCCCTGTGCAAGgccagggaggaggagctgcagaggccCCGCCCACTCAG GCTGCactgggcaggcacagccccggggctgtgctctgggccTTGGAGGCGCTGGCCAATCACAGCACCAG GGCACtcctggccagccctgccccctccccccagGCCCCACCCACCCTGAGGAGCCACATCCAG ggctgctggggggcCGTGGGGGGGATCTGGGCCCAGCTCCCCCCgctcctgtcccacctggccCAGCTGAAGCAGcgcctgcaggagctgcagccacacctGGAGGGGAAGGGCAGCACCTGTGAGGCCACCAG gCTCACTCTGACCCGGGCGGGGCTcgagggattttggggctccctgAGCCAGGAACTACAGCGACAAAATtgcccaaaatctccaaaatccaccccaaaatcccactcaGAAACGGCCCCAGAATTGTTAGAATTTGACCCAAAATCTGACCCAAAATTATCAAAACTTGACTCAAAATCGGCCCCAAAATCGCAGGAATTTGACCCAAAATTGGCCCCAAAAATTCTAGAATTGACCCCAAAAGTCCCAAAATCACCAGAATTGGCCCCAAAATCTGACCCAAAATTTGACCCAAAATTGGCCCCAAAATTGCCAGAATTTACCCCCAAATTggctccaaaaatcccaaaatctgacccaaaaatcccaaaattgtcagaatttgccccaaaatttgacccaaaattatcaaaatttGACCCCATATTGGCCCCAAAAGCCCCAAGATCTCAGGAATTTGCCCCAAAATCTCGGGATTTTGCCCCAATCTCGGCCCTGGGGCGGCTCCAGCGGCGCTTGCAGAGGGGGAGGGGCCGAGTG CTgcggctccagcagcacctgcgGTTCCTGAGCGCGGCCACCAGGGGGCGCCGGGCGGCGCTGCGccccctgcaggagcag GTCGTGGGCGTGGCTCGAGCGGGACTGGGCTCggcccctccccagctggagggggaggggcggcACCGCCGTGGGCtcgtactgggagcactgggagagcccCTCCCCAACCCTGGTGCCCTCCCCCCACTGTGGGAAacggggagggggctgggggggccgCAG GGGGCACTGCTGTCCCGGGCAGCCATCTTGAAGCAGCAGCTCCGCCAGGGGGCGCTGAGTGTGCACCGGAGGAGGGGGCTTCGGGGCCTGGGGGTGGGGCCAGGACCGGAAGTGCCACCCCTCACCCCGCCCCCCGAGCTGACGACCCAGCTGCGATTGGTCAGCACCAGCTGCCAGGAGCGAATCAGGGCATGGCCCCGCCTCCTGGATCTGCTCGACCAATG GTGGACCCTGCCGGCTCAGTGGACCCTGGCCACGCCCCGTGGTCACGCCCCCTTCTCCCATTGGCTGCAGCGCTGGCAAAGTGCTGCCCTCACTCTGCAAGCCACGCCCACtttggaggaaggggaggggcAAGGGAAGAAGGCTCCACCCCCCGAGGGGCTCTGA